The genomic DNA CTTGAATCGGTCAGTCACTGCTTCGCTTCCTGGACGACCGTTCACTTCAACCAAGACAGGAAATGCCGCGTCTCTGAGCTCCTCTCGCCACGAAGGCGGTAATAATAGCTGCACTTGTGCCTTCCAGCCTTGAGGTAGGGGTACCTGAAGAATCAGTTTAGTTATGAGTAGAAATGTGTGAAATAGACATCGATAACGAAGGTTTATGAAAAGATTGACTGATTGATATTTCTGATAGACTCGATGCAATTTTAGTAGATCTTTTCATTTGTGCAAAGCATTTACCTCGAAGCTTCTTCGAGTTGGTAACGCCAGCTGAGAAAGTTTATCTCCCCGTTGGATTCGCGTGTCATATAACACGCGAATCATCTTGTGAGAGGTCATCAAGTGGACACCGGCTAGTGGAAGGCCTGGACCTTCGCAGTAGAGAACGTAGTAACCCTGAGTTTCGTCGCCGTTTGGTGGGCTTACGGACGCACCAAAATGCGTGCAGTTGGTGTAATAGAACCTATAAAGCCCATTTATTGAATATCTTATTAGAGAATTGACGCgatcgaaattttaataactgATAAATTCGTAGGAGTTAACGTAGTTGTGCGTAATTTTAAAGCCTGTAGCTCGTTTCCACCGATGTAGTTCTACGTTCTTTTAAAGTAGGTTGAATTTGCATAGCGAGATACCGTTGGCCTAATTCTAcatcattttgtatttaaagcAAATTAGGTGCACCCTACAGTTAGGCTTTGACATTTGATTCTTCCAGTCTGGATTTAACTTAAAACACGAAAAATGTAGTAAATAGATACGTGACATTCTTCCTCTAATTTTTTTGCtagaaattctattaaaatatgaaatatctttttgtttattaaaacgAGATCGTGATTCAGACACAAAATTTCGAGAACTCCAGTAAAGTAAAGTCAACTATAACACAAACTATTTACGTTCTAAATACATAAGAACCCACCTACTGCTCCATAGAACTTCGCCGAGATCACACGTGACGCAGAGCGGTTCTAGACGTCGAGGATCATCAGCAGTAGGATCACGAACGACATAAAGATGTCTCTGACCTGGCCTTCTTTCCCTAGTGCCCAAATAGTACACCAAATGGGCTTTCGTGTCCCACGCTAAGATTTCACTCACCTTAAATATCCAGAAAAATATGTACAACGCTGATTCTCaatacgatatataataattaatttattaatttacctcACCTCGTAACGACCGTGAGATAGGACCGCTATCCTTTGTTGTGTTAAGGTTACGTGCTTGATGTGGGTGAAGTGCTCTTTATCGCCTTCCTGAACAGCAGCTAGGAGCAAGAAGCTGTCACCATCAGGGGCGAATAGGGGATGAGGTTGTGCGTCTAACCATTGTCCTTCTGGCGCTCTCTCGGAGTGAGTCTCCTCACATTCCCACATTGGTGCTCGACAAGCGGATACCAACGAGAGATTCTGCGATCTGCTCATCCAGACGACCGCTACTTGGCTGGAGTCGTCGCCCACCCAACCCGCAGATATCAGATAATATTCTCTGTAAAAAAAATAAGTTCTTTCTTCACTGATCCACTTCCACATTTTATTTAGCTCGAAATAGGATAAGGAAGGCTTATGAATAGGACGAGATAAATTTTAAACGAGTACCAATTTAAAAATAACGCTCTTTCCATTGACTTATGTAAAATTTGGTACATTTGTTATCCAATTAGAAGCAGTATCTGTCAAGTAGTATTTTGTAAAACTAGATAAAACATAATTCTCCTCAAACATAATTCTCGCCAAACATATAATATACAGAATGTAATAGAATAAATCGAGTGTCAAGAACGCCACTAATTTCCTGAATGACCCAGTATTattagttaaattaaaaatatctttaacgATTTCTAGTGTCTTTTCCAATGAATTTTTAGAAATGTTGGTAGCAGAAAGTGTGTTAATTATCTCAGACTAGTTTACACATACGAAATTATCCTTGAAGGCTTTCCTTCAACTACTTACTGCCCGTCCAAAGCAGGTGGCGGCTTCAGCCTTATCCTGAAGAGGGTCGTCGAGTTCGCTGTTCCATTTCCATTGTAGGAGTTGGTCAGGTTGCTCAATTCCATGAGCCACAGATCGACCTCTGGATTGAACGAGCCGGGAGTAGGATATCTAATTGACCTCGATGGTGGGAATGAGCCTCTCCTAGGCGTGGACAAGGGACTGGAACTGGGTCCATCCTGACCCGGTTGGCTACTGAACCAAGGGAATTCCAGGGCAGTGACCTTGGTGTCATTGAAGCTAGCAAAGAGAAGGTGCGTGCCATCGGGACTAGGCCAGGTTGCTTCTGGCCGCGGCATCACTTCTTCCTGATATAACCAGTCTGGCACGCCATTATAAATTACTCCAGGGACACCTGTATCGGTTATCCGCACGTCTTCCGCCGCGGAGGGTGCTATCCTCACGTAAATATCATTCTCCGAGATCATCAGGAGACCAGACGTGTTACCCAACCAAGTTGCGTGTTGTAATCGCGTTTGCTGCATTCTCCCCGACATATGCAGACGAAGAGGCGTGTGATGGCTGAAATCAGCAAACAGTGCGTGAGGATGCACGAGTAAATATAGCATTGATGGAATAGAAAGGTTTTATTGATGGACAGTTTACTTACTCGTTCGTGACGTCGTAGACTGTATAGTATGCGGTGAAGGTATTTCTGTACACCTGCAATGATAGAATCGTTTAGTTATTTGACACTTTCAGAGAATTTAAAGATTTCCGAGGTTTCCACGTTATcgtgattttataatttatgaattataattcatttatatatcgatataaatttacaaattggaTTATGaacataatttttcaattcttttttacaTTTGAAAACACTATTCTGGGATAGTTAAATAGTAATTAGTAGTAAGttatatttcaaatcatttGATTTAGTGCAACGATAGTGGGCTCTCTAACGAGGCAAAAGGCTTGCGAAGTCGTTCCTCGTATTTTACATTACTCACCGGCTTGACATTGTGTTTGAACAACACAAAACGCAGATCGCCGCTGCACTGGTAGCCTTGAACGTTCAGCTGTCTCTGGAAATAAAGCCGGCCAAGATTTACGGGCTTATGCATTTTCCATTTTCTGTGTTAGCGCGAATTTTACGACCATTAACTGTCCTCGTAAAACCAAACGATTCTCGAACTTTCAAGAACAATCCCTCGAAACATAGATTCACGTGCGATGGCCGTTTTAAATCAAAGACAATACGACGCCGTATTTACGCGATGTTTCCCGCATAAAATTATTCCTCGCGTCCTCATCATGCTTTTTAATTATAACAGTCCGCTATCAGTAACGTTATGAATCTTATTGCATTGTTTAATAGATAATGGCTTCCATTGTGCGCTCGTGAATTGCTGTGCAATTGGATTATGCACTAGACCAGAGTTCAATATCTATTTCTGTTCAGAAGATGAAAGGCACGAGTTATGTGACGATTGAAGTGTGTTTTTCTGATTACCAAATAAATGTGATGTATTCGTTCACTGACTGGCTgtaaaaataaaggaacaaGAACGTTGGACTTGCTTCGCCTCAGCCAAGCAAAATCATTTCGAAGAATTACCATCTTCTAAAGCTACACATTCGCTGGTTTAAGAAGCATTTATTCCGGAGAGATCACATGAGTACCTTTACGTGAGCAAAACTACCTAATGGAATAAAGCGATCATACATTTATCAAGTACAATCTTCTATCCAATTTCATTAACATGAATAGCAAGAGTTCTCCATCAGCAAGCAAGAAGAGCCTCGTCTATAGTCGAGCATTTAATCCCCTGACATTTGGGTTCTTTGGAATCAGCAAAAGCTATGATAGCGATCGTCACCGCTCGCGTTCATTAACCGCGATCTTACAACTGAATCACTAGAAAACATTATTACCCTCAATCGTATTTCATATTCCTCGTCGTCAGATGAGAAGGGTCCTTCGTTAACGGCTAGTAAATAGACATTCTCGCTTCTCAAATCTCCTTCTCCGCTCTTATACGAAATTTCCGAGGTATAATAACCAAACTTTGTCAGTATATTGAgcgaataaaattgtattaaaaaattataatgaaaatatgaaatgcAAAGAGACCAATACTCACAGACTCAAGTGACCTACAGCTGTGGgacattttttaatgaattatttgAGATTAATTAAAGTTTAGCTGTTAAATCATGTCTGTGTCTGTTAAATACTATCTATTAGATCATAACCATCAAGATCATGATTGTTCTTACAACGAATATTCCACAATTTCTTCACTTCCTTCCTCTTCTTACTTAGCTCATTatcattcttcttcttctgccttCGTTTTAGTTCTCGATCATCTCTCGCTCATCACACGGACACGCAGGATCGTTTCGTGAAGTGAAAATGCAATACCACTGAAATGAGCGAGGAAGAGAGCGACTCCCTTTTCCCTCGAATAAACCGGCGAATGCC from Bombus terrestris chromosome 11, iyBomTerr1.2, whole genome shotgun sequence includes the following:
- the LOC100643585 gene encoding dipeptidyl aminopeptidase-like protein 6 isoform X1; translated protein: MNASVNIERNSWRLPPDETVQVADPRSKSAQVKEDLTYAEGGHNWRSIIFSLLVIGFVIAGIVTAIYLLGYVDELLYWSGRRLTLDECLRDDLTPHRLTPTWVAHDKFVYQADDGSLTLLDTNNNSVSLLVSNHTLRQLNVQGYQCSGDLRFVLFKHNVKPVYRNTFTAYYTVYDVTNDHHTPLRLHMSGRMQQTRLQHATWLGNTSGLLMISENDIYVRIAPSAAEDVRITDTGVPGVIYNGVPDWLYQEEVMPRPEATWPSPDGTHLLFASFNDTKVTALEFPWFSSQPGQDGPSSSPLSTPRRGSFPPSRSIRYPTPGSFNPEVDLWLMELSNLTNSYNGNGTANSTTLFRIRLKPPPALDGQEYYLISAGWVGDDSSQVAVVWMSRSQNLSLVSACRAPMWECEETHSERAPEGQWLDAQPHPLFAPDGDSFLLLAAVQEGDKEHFTHIKHVTLTQQRIAVLSHGRYEVSEILAWDTKAHLVYYLGTRERRPGQRHLYVVRDPTADDPRRLEPLCVTCDLGEVLWSSRFYYTNCTHFGASVSPPNGDETQGYYVLYCEGPGLPLAGVHLMTSHKMIRVLYDTRIQRGDKLSQLALPTRRSFEVPLPQGWKAQVQLLLPPSWREELRDAAFPVLVEVNGRPGSEAVTDRFKIDWGTYMSSHNDVVYVRLDVRGARGQGKRDLFRRIGGVEVQDQLTVLRHLLKTLKYLDVTRVGVWGWGYGGYVTAMVLGSQENVFKCGVAVNPIADWLYYNSAFTERILGAPAENYKGYVEADLTQRARLVPSHSLYLLHGLADLTAPYTHGVAFAKALSEAGIIFRYQSYADEDHALSGVLEHAYRSMEDFLAECLALDAS
- the LOC100643585 gene encoding dipeptidyl aminopeptidase-like protein 6 isoform X2, with protein sequence MNASVNIERNSWRLPPDETVQVADPRSKSAQDLTYAEGGHNWRSIIFSLLVIGFVIAGIVTAIYLLGYVDELLYWSGRRLTLDECLRDDLTPHRLTPTWVAHDKFVYQADDGSLTLLDTNNNSVSLLVSNHTLRQLNVQGYQCSGDLRFVLFKHNVKPVYRNTFTAYYTVYDVTNDHHTPLRLHMSGRMQQTRLQHATWLGNTSGLLMISENDIYVRIAPSAAEDVRITDTGVPGVIYNGVPDWLYQEEVMPRPEATWPSPDGTHLLFASFNDTKVTALEFPWFSSQPGQDGPSSSPLSTPRRGSFPPSRSIRYPTPGSFNPEVDLWLMELSNLTNSYNGNGTANSTTLFRIRLKPPPALDGQEYYLISAGWVGDDSSQVAVVWMSRSQNLSLVSACRAPMWECEETHSERAPEGQWLDAQPHPLFAPDGDSFLLLAAVQEGDKEHFTHIKHVTLTQQRIAVLSHGRYEVSEILAWDTKAHLVYYLGTRERRPGQRHLYVVRDPTADDPRRLEPLCVTCDLGEVLWSSRFYYTNCTHFGASVSPPNGDETQGYYVLYCEGPGLPLAGVHLMTSHKMIRVLYDTRIQRGDKLSQLALPTRRSFEVPLPQGWKAQVQLLLPPSWREELRDAAFPVLVEVNGRPGSEAVTDRFKIDWGTYMSSHNDVVYVRLDVRGARGQGKRDLFRRIGGVEVQDQLTVLRHLLKTLKYLDVTRVGVWGWGYGGYVTAMVLGSQENVFKCGVAVNPIADWLYYNSAFTERILGAPAENYKGYVEADLTQRARLVPSHSLYLLHGLADLTAPYTHGVAFAKALSEAGIIFRYQSYADEDHALSGVLEHAYRSMEDFLAECLALDAS
- the LOC100643585 gene encoding dipeptidyl aminopeptidase-like protein 6 isoform X4 translates to MKACARLHGTLDLTYAEGGHNWRSIIFSLLVIGFVIAGIVTAIYLLGYVDELLYWSGRRLTLDECLRDDLTPHRLTPTWVAHDKFVYQADDGSLTLLDTNNNSVSLLVSNHTLRQLNVQGYQCSGDLRFVLFKHNVKPVYRNTFTAYYTVYDVTNDHHTPLRLHMSGRMQQTRLQHATWLGNTSGLLMISENDIYVRIAPSAAEDVRITDTGVPGVIYNGVPDWLYQEEVMPRPEATWPSPDGTHLLFASFNDTKVTALEFPWFSSQPGQDGPSSSPLSTPRRGSFPPSRSIRYPTPGSFNPEVDLWLMELSNLTNSYNGNGTANSTTLFRIRLKPPPALDGQEYYLISAGWVGDDSSQVAVVWMSRSQNLSLVSACRAPMWECEETHSERAPEGQWLDAQPHPLFAPDGDSFLLLAAVQEGDKEHFTHIKHVTLTQQRIAVLSHGRYEVSEILAWDTKAHLVYYLGTRERRPGQRHLYVVRDPTADDPRRLEPLCVTCDLGEVLWSSRFYYTNCTHFGASVSPPNGDETQGYYVLYCEGPGLPLAGVHLMTSHKMIRVLYDTRIQRGDKLSQLALPTRRSFEVPLPQGWKAQVQLLLPPSWREELRDAAFPVLVEVNGRPGSEAVTDRFKIDWGTYMSSHNDVVYVRLDVRGARGQGKRDLFRRIGGVEVQDQLTVLRHLLKTLKYLDVTRVGVWGWGYGGYVTAMVLGSQENVFKCGVAVNPIADWLYYNSAFTERILGAPAENYKGYVEADLTQRARLVPSHSLYLLHGLADLTAPYTHGVAFAKALSEAGIIFRYQSYADEDHALSGVLEHAYRSMEDFLAECLALDAS
- the LOC100643585 gene encoding dipeptidyl aminopeptidase-like protein 6 isoform X3 — protein: MANTPLNLSEEDLTYAEGGHNWRSIIFSLLVIGFVIAGIVTAIYLLGYVDELLYWSGRRLTLDECLRDDLTPHRLTPTWVAHDKFVYQADDGSLTLLDTNNNSVSLLVSNHTLRQLNVQGYQCSGDLRFVLFKHNVKPVYRNTFTAYYTVYDVTNDHHTPLRLHMSGRMQQTRLQHATWLGNTSGLLMISENDIYVRIAPSAAEDVRITDTGVPGVIYNGVPDWLYQEEVMPRPEATWPSPDGTHLLFASFNDTKVTALEFPWFSSQPGQDGPSSSPLSTPRRGSFPPSRSIRYPTPGSFNPEVDLWLMELSNLTNSYNGNGTANSTTLFRIRLKPPPALDGQEYYLISAGWVGDDSSQVAVVWMSRSQNLSLVSACRAPMWECEETHSERAPEGQWLDAQPHPLFAPDGDSFLLLAAVQEGDKEHFTHIKHVTLTQQRIAVLSHGRYEVSEILAWDTKAHLVYYLGTRERRPGQRHLYVVRDPTADDPRRLEPLCVTCDLGEVLWSSRFYYTNCTHFGASVSPPNGDETQGYYVLYCEGPGLPLAGVHLMTSHKMIRVLYDTRIQRGDKLSQLALPTRRSFEVPLPQGWKAQVQLLLPPSWREELRDAAFPVLVEVNGRPGSEAVTDRFKIDWGTYMSSHNDVVYVRLDVRGARGQGKRDLFRRIGGVEVQDQLTVLRHLLKTLKYLDVTRVGVWGWGYGGYVTAMVLGSQENVFKCGVAVNPIADWLYYNSAFTERILGAPAENYKGYVEADLTQRARLVPSHSLYLLHGLADLTAPYTHGVAFAKALSEAGIIFRYQSYADEDHALSGVLEHAYRSMEDFLAECLALDAS